One segment of Tenrec ecaudatus isolate mTenEca1 chromosome 1, mTenEca1.hap1, whole genome shotgun sequence DNA contains the following:
- the SMIM42 gene encoding small integral membrane protein 42: protein MSSPQLPAFFWGKSTLTTAISDPVYLVKVLFFFAFLMTLVTLLILVWKLTKGKDNEKAEAGSKRGATLLA from the coding sequence ATGTCTTCCCCGCAACTCCCTGCCTTCTTCTGGGGTAAGAGCACACTCACCACCGCCATATCCGATCCTGTTTATCTGGTGAAAGTTCTCTTCTTTTTTGCCTTCCTAATGACCTTGGTCACGCTCCTCATCCTGGTCTGGAAACTCACCAAAGGCAAAGACAACGAGAAGGCGGAGGCGGGCTCAAAAAGGGGAGCCACGCTGCTGGCCTGA